The window CGGTGGCAAGCGCCGCCACGGCACCGACACCGTCTGACCCGTCCGCCCAGCGGCGTTCGCGCACGGAAGCCCTGAGCACGAGACGTGGTTCGGCGCTGCCGTGACGCAGATCGCTAGCTAGCTGCTTGCAATTGCTAGCACTCGCGCGCGACACTGGACGAGTGATAGCCGAGGGGCCGCGCGACCAACCCGCAACCAGCGCCATAACCAGCGCGAAGCGCAGTGGTGCCGCGATCGGAGAGTTCATCCGGGAGCAGCGCCAGCAGGGGCAGGTCTCGTTGCGTCAGCTCGCCCGGCTCGCCGGCGTTTCCAACCCGTACCTCTCACAGATCGAGCGAGGGCTGCGCATATCGGCCGAGCAGCTCTACGTACGGGCCGGCATCCTGGAGTTCCGCGAAGGGAACCAGGAACTCGTCGCCTCGATCATCGGCGATCCCGATCTCGCTGAACGGCAGAAGCAGGTCCTGCTCGACATCTACGAGTCGTTCCGGCGCGAGAACGCACAGCTTCGCGCGGAGGCCGGCACCCCGGCCGCCGCATCCAGTGAACCAACAGCAGCACCCGCTGCTGCCGAGTAAGTCCCGCC is drawn from Sporichthyaceae bacterium and contains these coding sequences:
- a CDS encoding helix-turn-helix transcriptional regulator, with the translated sequence MIAEGPRDQPATSAITSAKRSGAAIGEFIREQRQQGQVSLRQLARLAGVSNPYLSQIERGLRISAEQLYVRAGILEFREGNQELVASIIGDPDLAERQKQVLLDIYESFRRENAQLRAEAGTPAAASSEPTAAPAAAE